In Citrus sinensis cultivar Valencia sweet orange chromosome 2, DVS_A1.0, whole genome shotgun sequence, a single genomic region encodes these proteins:
- the LOC102628493 gene encoding cysteine-rich receptor-like protein kinase 42 encodes MHFPHQWLFLFIITIIIIMFRLCLSDPRISEPTIFCSANKSKTSNFVPAFVKEMEILSQLITANTHFATFNLNKTPYVPIYALAQCHLDLSHTDCLLCFAASRTKLPRCLPSLSATIFFDGCFLRYDIYSFYQESVSPSLDDVKCSAENATVENENENDAVDGFVESVGYAVGNVSRIAVEKGGGFGAVKVMGVYALAQCWESLGRDGCRECLDKAGMRVRRSCRMRKEGRGFNAGCYLRYSTDKFFNHDDETGDDRGSSRLGVMIAIVLSTTAFLMLSLFAAYAAYARLSKMKEDRNNLGLYATSIKKSCLSFKYETLEKATNYFNPSKKLGQGGAGSVYMGSLPNGTTVAVKRLIFNTRQWVDEFFNEVNLISSIEHKNLVKLLGCSIEGPESLLVYEYVPNRSLDQFIFDKNKTKLLNWNKRFNIILGTAEGLAYLHGGSETRIIHRDIKTSNILLDKDFTPKIADFGLARCFAADRTHVSTAVAGTLGYMAPEYLVRGQLTEKADVYSFGILIIEIVCGRRSNAFSQDSASPLQRVWTLYRSNKLVEAVDPNLKDDFPAEQVCNVLQIGLLCTQAAAALRPSMAQAIMLLTNKVCEIPTPSQPPFLNSSVMEPGNSSRSCSANSFISNVAKRIEVSYSSSESSSTHSSDAHSRSRELTQK; translated from the exons ATGCATTTCCCACATCAATGGCTCTTCCTgttcatcatcaccatcatcatcatcatgttTCGTCTCTGTTTATCTGATCCACGAATCTCAGAACCGACCATCTTTTGCAGCGCCAACAAATCAAAAACTTCAAACTTCGTCCCAGCTTTCGTCAAAGAAATGGAAATTCTCTCACAGCTCATCACCGCCAACACCCATTTCGCCACCTTCAATCTAAACAAAACGCCATACGTTCCTATCTACGCATTGGCTCAGTGCCACCTTGATCTCTCTCATACTGACTGCCTCCTCTGCTTCGCTGCCTCCCGCACCAAGCTCCCCCGCTGCCTCCCTTCCCTCTCCGCCACCATCTTTTTCGACGGCTGCTTCCTCCGTTACGACATCTACAGCTTCTACCAGGAGTCCGTTTCGCCTTCTCTTGACGACGTCAAGTGTAGTGCCGAGAACGCAACtgttgaaaatgaaaacgaaaatgatgcTGTTGATGGGTTTGTTGAGAGTGTCGGGTATGCTGTCGGGAACGTGTCGAGAATTGCTGTTGAGAAAGGAGGAGGGTTTGGCGCTGTCAAAGTGATGGGTGTTTATGCATTGGCACAGTGTTGGGAGAGCCTTGGAAGAGATGGATGTCGAGAGTGTTTGGATAAGGCTGGAATGAGAGTTAGAAGAAGTTGCAGGATGAGGAAAGAAGGCAGGGGCTTCAATGCTGGCTGCTATTTGAGATACTCAACCGACAAATTTTTCAATCATGATGATGAAACTGGAGATGATCgtg GGTCTTCTCGACTAGGAGTCATGATAGCTATTGTTTTGTCAACAACTGCATTCCTCATGCTCTCTCTCTTTGCTGCTTATGCTGCCTATGCTAGATTGTCGAAGATGAAGGAAG ACCGCAATAATCTTGGACTATATGCAActtctattaaaaaatcttGTCTGAGTTTCAAATATGAAACCTTGGAGAAGGCAACCAATTATTTCAATCCTTCAAAGAAACTAGGACAAGGAGGAGCTGGTTCTGTGTATATGGGGAGTCTTCCAAATGGGACAACTGTTGCTGTCAAGAGATTGATTTTCAATACGAGGCAATGGGTAGATGAGTTCTTTAATGAGGTAAATTTGATCAGCAGCATTGAACACAAGAACCTTGTCAAGCTTCTTGGTTGCAGCATTGAAGGCCCCGAGAGCCTCTTGGTTTATGAGTATGTTCCAAACAGGAGCCTCGATCAATTCATTTTCG ATAAGAACAAAACGAAACTTCTAAACTGGAATAAGCGGTTTAACATCATTCTTGGAACCGCCGAAGGGCTTGCATATCTTCATGGCGGTTCGGAGACCAGAATAATCCACAGGGACATTAAGACCAGCAACATTCTTCTCGATAAGGATTTTACTCCAAAGATTGCAGATTTTGGGCTTGCTCGGTGTTTTGCTGCTGACAGGACTCATGTTAGTACGGCAGTTGCTGGCACACT TGGCTACATGGCTCCTGAGTACCTTGTTCGAGGACAGCTTACAGAGAAAGCAGATGTTTATAGCTTTGGAATACTGATTATAGAGATTGTATGTGGTAGAAGAAGCAATGCATTCTCACAGGACTCTGCTTCCCCTCTACAAAGA GTGTGGACACTTTACAGATCAAATAAATTGGTTGAAGCTGTTGATCCTAACCTGAAAGATGATTTTCCCGCAGAGCAAGTATGTAATGTGCTTCAAATTGGTCTTTTGTGCACACAAGCCGCAGCTGCCTTAAGACCATCAATGGCACAAGCAATAATGTTGCTGACCAACAAAGTGTGCGAGATTCCAACCCCAAGTCAGCCTCCCTTTCTGAATTCAAGTGTGATGGAGCCAGGAAATTCATCAAGGTCTTGTAGCGCAAACAGTTTCATATCAAATGTAGCAAAAAGAATTGAGGTGTCTTACAGTTCTTCTGAGTCATCAAGTACTCATAGCTCAGACGCACATTCAAGGAGTAGAGAATTAACCCAGAAGTAG
- the LOC102628200 gene encoding putative cytochrome c oxidase subunit 5C-4, with protein sequence MAAHKIAHATYQGPSVVKEIVYGISIGLFAGGLWKMHQWNNQRRTREFYDLLEKGEISVVVEDE encoded by the coding sequence ATGGCTGCGCATAAGATTGCACATGCTACTTATCAGGGTCCCAGTGTGGTGAAAGAGATTGTCTATGGGATATCTATCGGCCTCTTTGCTGGAGGATTGTGGAAAATGCACCAATGGAATAACCAACGCCGAACGCGGGAATTTTACGATCTGCTCGAGAAAGGTGAAATTAGTGTTGTGGTCGAAGATGAGTAG